A single Populus alba chromosome 7, ASM523922v2, whole genome shotgun sequence DNA region contains:
- the LOC118040352 gene encoding uncharacterized protein isoform X1 → MDSYSDFTSSKAPRKMKSRSPVQHESSSKEYEMKDTAYMQYLSLYKAVDVGDLEATKKFLKEHPDGLTASISADGDTALHAAVLAGHIEIVEELVSQLEEGHLEIKNINNATALNYAAIGGITRIAEDLVAKNEGLLRVPNQNGLIPVVVASLYGHKDMVRYLYSVSPKEELSPATNNKNGIMLLTTCIIDELYDIALDLLQHYPRLAFYQDSDKDTALDMLAQKPSAFPSGTQFALWQKWIYKCIRVPQPLASSNNHGDIERPNMGPTVRRNIVKRASDKVLVMVWKGLRFFVPAIKHMYNLKLIHGQAHAVLCCLCEQISTLHKSEFKEIGVYRAVFSAVKHGIVEFIIEMIRHYPDIIWSEDELNRGIFLYATLQRQEKIFSLIYKLGAKKNSMATSWDKYQNNILHQAAFLAPSSQLDRVSGAPLQMQRELQWYKEVQSIVQPKYREMLNSSHKTAQTLFTEQHKKLLEEGEKWMKATAESCTVVAALIATIMFSAIFTVPGGYDQYSGIPIYLNRNSFMVFIVSDAMSLFASSSSLLMFFGILTSRYREEDFLKSLPTKLIVGLSCLFFSIATMMITFGVTLVMMLRDRFHWVSFPIILLASLPVTLFALLQFPLLVEIFFSTYGPGIFDKPKKWWLF, encoded by the exons ATGGATTCTTATAGTGATTTTACCTCAAGCAAGGCACCACGCAAGATGAAATCACGGTCTCCAGTCCAACATGAGAGCTCAAGCAAGGAATATG AGATGAAAGATACGGCATACATGCAGTATCTGTCACTGTATAAGGCTGTTGACGTTGGTGACCTAGAGGCCACAAAGAAGTTCCTGAAAGAACATCCTGATGGACTGACTGCTAGCATTTCAGCAGATGGGGACACCGCCCTCCATGCTGCGGTTCTGGCAGGGCACATAGAGATTGTGGAGGAGTTGGTCAGCCAGTTGGAGGAAGGTCACTTGgaaatcaaaaacataaataatgccaCCGCGCTTAATTATGCTGCCATCGGAGGGATCACCAGGATTGCCGAGGATTTGGTAGCAAAGAATGAAGGTTTACTTAGAGTTCCAAACCAGAATGGCCTGATCCCAGTTGTTGTAGCTTCTCTTTATGGTCATAAAGACATGGTTCGTTATCTTTACAGTGTTAGTCCGAAAGAAGAGCTCAGTCCAGCTACAAACAATAAGAATGGGATTATGCTTCTCACAACATGTATCATTGACGAACTCTATG ATATTGCCTTGGATCTGCTTCAACATTACCCACGATTGGCTTTTTATCAAGATAGTGACAAAGACACAGCTCTTGATATGTTGGCTCAAAAACCCTCTGCTTTCCCCAGTGGAACTCAATTTGCTTTGTGGCAAAAATGGATATACAAGT GTATCCGGGTACCTCAGCCACTTGCCTCTAGCAACAACCATGGAGACATTGAAAGGCCAAACATGGGACCAACTGTTCGAAGGAACATTGTTAAACGAG catctGACAAAGTGTTGGTAATGGTTTGGAAGGGCTTGAGATTTTTTG TTCCAGCTATCAAGCATATGTATAACCTGAAGTTGATACATGGCCAAGCACATGCAGTTCTCTGTTGCCTATGTGAGCAAATATCAACTTTGCATAAATCAGAATTCAAAGAAATTGGTGTGTACAGAGCTGTATTCAGTGCTGTTAAGCATGGAATTGTTGAGTTCATCATTGAAATGATTAGACATTATCCTGACATCATATGGTCCGAGGATGAACTTAACCGGGGCATATTCTTATACGCAACCCTACAACGCCAAGAAAAGATATTCAGCCTAATATACAAATTGGGAGCAAAGAAGAACTCTATGGCAACTTCTTGGGACAAGtatcaaaacaacattttaCATCAAGCTGCATTCCTAGCACCTTCCTCTCAGCTTGATCGTGTTTCAGGTGCACCATTACAAATGCAAAGAGAGCTACAATGGTACAAG GAGGTGCAGAGCATTGTCCAACCAAAGTACAGAGAGATGTTAAATTCGTCCCATAAAACAGCTCAAACTTTATTCACTGAACAGCACAAGAAATTACTAGAAGAAGGGGAGAAATGGATGAAGGCCACGGCTGAATCTTGCACAGTTGTGGCTGCTCTTATTGCTACCATAATGTTTTCAGCTATCTTTACTGTTCCAGGTGGATATGACCAGTATTCAGGCATTCCTATATACTTGAATCGGAATTCTTTCATGGTTTTCATAGTGTCCGACGCAATGTCATTGTTCGCgtcttcatcatcattattgatGTTCTTCGGAATCCTGACATCGCGGTATAGAGAAGAAGATTTCCTCAAGTCCTTGCCTACAAAGTTGATAGTAGGCCTTTCGTGTCTTTTCTTCTCGATAGCAACCATGATGATAACCTTTGGCGTTACACTTGTTATGATGCTTCGTGATCGTTTTCACTGGGTTTCCTTTCCGATTATTTTGCTGGCTAGTCTTCCTGTCACGCTTTTTGCTCTGCTACAATTCCCTCTCCTTGTTGAGATCTTCTTTTCCACATATGGACCTGGAATTTTCGACAAGCCGAAGAAGTGGTGGTTGTTTTGA
- the LOC140955800 gene encoding uncharacterized protein yields the protein MPRNRRTTDTLRVDDDQDDVPIMQLITARQRRRRGAPVPQHVDEVPPPVEEEPQEIEEEDMVDETGMGVADPEPVTEVQQLSQVVQTWIEFTMERDRMRDRDVPSTSHTVQGVNVPLDAFMKLAPPIFTGIDSSEDPQRFLDDIWRRCKALGCTDHRAVSLASFRLEGDVAISWFESRERARPVEAQWTWKEFSSMFLDRFLPQSIRDARLYEFERLSQGSMTVEEYDLKFTQLSRYAEYLLPTEEWRVKRFIRGLKSSLYMVLAPQVFPSYSSAVDSARLLEAREIEDMTAGQSKRPREEGQSFRQHGLSAGPFRGRSGRQGSWVQRRFRQRPSVSGSGSQSGSSGAQSLVQTAPRSSFVSSGDSSLCQHCGGGHNNAECYRRTGACFSCGQIGHKIRECPRRQLSTSGLSASVQQPIQAPSTSQSVAHGGRGFGGRGQRGRGAGDRGQIQQGQGHARVFALTQQDAQASNTVVSGILLVCSFEAKVLFDTGATHSFVSPYFAMRLDKQPTLLKSPISVSTPLDELILVKYVYLDCEIEIGDKIFMGDLNVLDMVDFDVILGMDWLAKHRASVNCWGKKIMFDLDQEVGLVFQGDKIESPSIMLSAISRKMARKGVQCYLAYIVDVEKEVPQLEEVPIVREFIDVFPDDLPGLPPYREIEFCIDLVPGTEPISMAPYRMAPAELRELKEQLQDLLDKKFIRPSVSPWGALVLFVKKKDGSLRLCIDYRQLNRVTVRNRYPLPRIDDLFDQLQGAQFFSKIDLRSGYHQLRIREEDISKTAFRTRYGHYEFLVMSFGLTNAPAAFMDLMNRVFGQFIDRFVIVFIDDILVYSRSREEHEQHLRMVLQTLRDHQLYGKFSKSEFWLESVAFLGHVVSRNGIEVDPQKVEAVKQWLRPTSATEIRSFLGLAGYYRRFVENFSRISAPLTKLTQKNVKFQWSEACEKSFLELKERLTTSPILAVPSGSGGYTVYCDASRVGLGCVLMQHGKVIAYASRQLKKHEQNYPTHDLEMAAVIFALKIWRHYLYGETCEIFTDHKSLKYIFQQRDLNLRQRRWMELLKDYDCTIQYHPGRANVVADALSRKSSGSLAHIQEVRRPLIRELHELVDERVKFDLSEAGAIIAHFQVKSDLFDKIKTAQKKDDSLLRIRNEVEQGKAASFVIGDDDVLRYRDRLCVPDVDDLRRELMI from the coding sequence atgcCGAGGAATAGACGAACAACTGATACTCTTAGGGTAGATGATGATCAGGATGATGTCCCTATTATGCAGTTGATAACTGCAAGGCAGAGAAGGAGGCGTGGTGCACCCGTGCCTCAACATGTTGATGAGGTACCTCCACCAGTGGAGGAAGAGCCTCAGGAGATAGAAGAGGAAGATATGGTTGATGAAACAGGTATGGGGGTAGCTGACCCTGAGCCTGTTACAGAGGTTCAACAACTTAGCCAGGTTGTGCAGACTTGGATAGAGTTTACTATGGAGAGAGACAGAATGAGGGATAGAGATGTACCCTCGACATCCCACACTGTTCAGGGAGTTAATGTGCCATTGGATGCCTTTATGAAGTTGGCACCTCCTATTTTTACTGGGATAGACAGTTCAGAGGATCCTCAGAGGTTCCTAGATGACATTTGGCGACGATGTAAAGCTTTGGGATGTACAGACCACCGAGCTGTGAGTTTGGCATCGTTCAGGTTGGAAGGAGATGTGGCAATCTCTTGGTTTGAGTCTAGGGAAAGAGCAAGACCAGTAGAGGCTCAATGGACATGGAAGGAGTTTAGCTCCATGTTTTTAGACAGGTTTCTCCCTCAGAGCATCAGGGATGCTCGACTTTATGAGTTTGAGAGGCTATCTCAAGGGAGCATGACAGTGGAGGAATATGATCTGAAGTTCACTCAACTGTCTAGGTATGCAGAATATCTTCTACCCACTGAGGAATGGAGGGTGAAGAGATTCATTAGAGGACTCAAATCCTCTCTGTATATGGTATTGGCGCCACAAGTGTTTCCATCCTACTCCTCAGCTGTTGATAGCGCCAGATTGCTAGAGGCACGTGAAATAGAAGACATGACTGCTGGCCAGTCTAAGAGGCCTAGAGAAGAGGGTCAGTCTTTTAGGCAACATGGATTAAGTGCAGGTCCGTTTAGGGGACGAAGTGGCCGTCAGGGCTCATGGGTTCAAAGGAGGTTTAGACAGAGACCATCAGTTAGTGGCTCAGGCAGTCAGAGTGGCAGTAGTGGTGCCCAGAGTTTAGTTCAGACTGCACCTCgtagttcatttgtttcatcTGGGGATAGTTCTTTGTGTCAGCACTGTGGAGGAGGTCATAACAATGCAGAATGCTATAGAAGGACCGGGGCTTGTTTTAGTTGTGGCCAGATAGGTCATAAGATTAGAGAGTGCCCGAGGAGACAGTTGTCCACTTCGGGGTTATCTGCTTCAGTCCAACAGCCTATTCAGGCACCATCGACGAGCCAGTCTGTGGCTCATGGGGGTAGAGGTTTTGGTGGCCGTGGTCAGAGAGGTCGGGGTGCAGGTGATAGAGGTCAGATACAGCAGGGTCAAGGGCATGCCAGAGTTTTTGCCTTGACTCAGCAGGATGCTCAGGCATCCAACACAGTTGTTTCAGGTATTCTTCTTGTTTGCTCTTTTGaagcaaaagttttgtttgatacGGGTGCAACTCATTCGTTTGTGTCCCCATATTTTGccatgaggttagataaacaaccaaccttattaaaatcccccatttcagtctccactcccttagatgagttaatattagtaaagtatgtgtatctggattgtgaaatagagattggagataagatctttatgggagacttaaatgtcttagatatggttgattttgatgtgattttaggaatggattggttggcTAAGCATAGGGCTTCGGTAAATTGTtggggtaagaaaataatgtttgatctagatcaagaagttgggttggtatttcaaggagataagattgagtctccatcaattatgttgTCGGCTATCTCGAGGAAAATGGCTCGAAAAGGGGTACAGTGCTACCTAGCATATATAGTGGatgtagagaaagaagttcCCCAGTTAGAGGAAGTCCCTATAGTAAGAGAGTTTATCGATGTCTTTCCTGATGACTTACCTGGATTGCCTCCGTATAGGGAGATtgagttttgtattgatttggttccgGGTACCGAACCAATATCAATGGCACCATATAGAATGGCGCCAGCAGAATTGAGGGAGTTAAAGGAGCAGCTGCaggatttattggataaaaagttcatccgaccaagtgtgtccccttggggagctctggtgttgtttgtgaagaagaaagatgggtcattgaggttgtgtatagattataggcaattgaatcgggtgacagttcgaaatagatacccactccctcgtatagatgatttgtttgatcagttacagggagctcaattcttttctaagatcgatcttcgatctgggtatcatcagttgaggattagggaggaggacatttcaaagacagcttttagaactcggtatggtcattatgagttcttagtgatgtcttttgggttgacgaatgcaccagcggcttttatggacttgatgaatagagtgtttggccaatttattgatcgatttgtgatagtttttattgatgatattttggtgtattcGAGGTCTAGAGAGGAGCATGAGCAACATTTGAGAATGGTGCTTCAAACTCTGCGAGATCATCAGTTGTATGGCAAGTTCTCAAAGAGTGAGTTTTGGTTGGAGAGTGTAGCATTTCTTGGGCATGTAGTGTCAAGGAATGGGATTGAGGTTGATCCTCAAAAGGTTGAAGCAGTTAAGCAGTGGCTTAGGCCTACTTCAGCGACTGAGATTAGAAGTTTCTTAGGTTTGGCTGGCTACTATCGAAGGTTTGTGGAGAACTTTTCTCGAATTTCTGCACCATTGACTAAGTTAACgcagaaaaatgttaagtttcagtggtctgaagcttgtgagaaaagtttcttagagttgaaggagagattgaCTACATCGCCTATTCTAGCAGTACCATCAGGTTCTGGTGGTTACACAGTGTATTGTGATGCTTCGAGAGTGGGGTTAGGATGTGTTCTAATGCAACATGGCAAGGTTATTGCCTATGCTTCACGACAGCTGAAGAAGCATGAACAGAACTATCCTACACATGATTTAGAGATGGCGGCTGTGatttttgctttgaagatttggaggcactacttgtatggtgaaacttgtgagatctttacagatcacaagagtttgaaatacatctttcagCAGAGGGATCTAAACCTGAGGCAGAGGAGATGGATGGAACTACTGAAAGATTATGATTGTACCATACAATACCACCCGGGTAGGGCAAATGTAGTTGCCGATGCTTTGAGTAGAAAATCATCAGGGAGCTTAGCTCATATTCAGGAAGTACGAAGACCTCTGATTAGGGAGCTGCATGAGTTAGTGGATGAAAGAGTCAAATTTGATCTTAGTGAAGCTGGAGCAATAATTGCTCATTTTCAAGTTAAgtcagatttgtttgataagataaaaacaGCTCAGAAGAAAGATGATTCACTACTCAGGATTAGAAATGAGGTTGAGCAGGGTAAGGCTGCAAGTTttgtgattggtgatgatgatgtgctgagatatagggataggctttgtgtacctgatgttgatgatctgaggagagaattgatgatATAG
- the LOC118040351 gene encoding protein MKS1: MDPYRYPTTGKPPPPPPKKQLQIQGPRPSALKLNQDSHKIKKPPPPPPKQPVIIYAVSPKIIHTEESNFMAVVQRLTGLSSGDFFHDGSVSPAARLAATEKASPRELTRPITTQDSSDDDLMEMLKEVDAGQIPGILSPAPAMLPPVPTGFFSPASTDANSQSFLNDNFNMSPFFMASPSGLFPGPSIVSPLHSPDIFSNLFMDF, encoded by the coding sequence ATGGACCCTTACCGCTATCCCACCACCGGCaaaccaccaccaccgccaccaAAAAAACAACTCCAAATCCAAGGCCCTAGACCTTCAGCTCTAAAACTAAACCAAGACTCTCACAAAATCAAGAAACCACCTCCCCCTCCTCCAAAGCAACCTGTCATCATCTATGCAGTCTCTCCAAAGATCATCCACACGGAGGAATCCAACTTCATGGCCGTCGTCCAACGGTTAACAGGTCTCTCCTCCGGTGACTTCTTCCACGATGGGTCTGTTTCTCCAGCTGCAAGACTTGCTGCCACTGAGAAAGCAAGTCCAAGAGAATTAACAAGACCAATTACCACTCAAGATAGTAGTGATGACGATCTCATGGAGATGCTTAAAGAAGTGGATGCTGGTCAGATTCCAGGGATCTTGTCACCGGCACCGGCGATGTTACCGCCAGTACCAACTGGGTTTTTCTCTCCAGCGTCAACGGATGCAAATTCACAATCTTTCttgaatgataattttaatatgagtCCATTCTTCATGGCCAGTCCTTCAGGTTTATTTCCAGGTCCTAGTATAGTTTCTCCTTTACATTCTCCTGATATTTTTAGCAACCTGTTCATGGATTTCTag
- the LOC118040352 gene encoding uncharacterized protein isoform X2, protein MDSYSDFTSSKAPRKMKSRSPVQHESSSKEYEMKDTAYMQYLSLYKAVDVGDLEATKKFLKEHPDGLTASISADGDTALHAAVLAGHIEIVEELVSQLEEGHLEIKNINNATALNYAAIGGITRIAEDLVAKNEGLLRVPNQNGLIPVVVASLYGHKDMVRYLYSVSPKEELSPATNNKNGIMLLTTCIIDELYDIALDLLQHYPRLAFYQDSDKDTALDMLAQKPSAFPSGTQFALWQKWIYKCIRVPQPLASSNNHGDIERPNMGPTVRRNIVKRASDKVLVMVWKGLRFFVLCCLCEQISTLHKSEFKEIGVYRAVFSAVKHGIVEFIIEMIRHYPDIIWSEDELNRGIFLYATLQRQEKIFSLIYKLGAKKNSMATSWDKYQNNILHQAAFLAPSSQLDRVSGAPLQMQRELQWYKEVQSIVQPKYREMLNSSHKTAQTLFTEQHKKLLEEGEKWMKATAESCTVVAALIATIMFSAIFTVPGGYDQYSGIPIYLNRNSFMVFIVSDAMSLFASSSSLLMFFGILTSRYREEDFLKSLPTKLIVGLSCLFFSIATMMITFGVTLVMMLRDRFHWVSFPIILLASLPVTLFALLQFPLLVEIFFSTYGPGIFDKPKKWWLF, encoded by the exons ATGGATTCTTATAGTGATTTTACCTCAAGCAAGGCACCACGCAAGATGAAATCACGGTCTCCAGTCCAACATGAGAGCTCAAGCAAGGAATATG AGATGAAAGATACGGCATACATGCAGTATCTGTCACTGTATAAGGCTGTTGACGTTGGTGACCTAGAGGCCACAAAGAAGTTCCTGAAAGAACATCCTGATGGACTGACTGCTAGCATTTCAGCAGATGGGGACACCGCCCTCCATGCTGCGGTTCTGGCAGGGCACATAGAGATTGTGGAGGAGTTGGTCAGCCAGTTGGAGGAAGGTCACTTGgaaatcaaaaacataaataatgccaCCGCGCTTAATTATGCTGCCATCGGAGGGATCACCAGGATTGCCGAGGATTTGGTAGCAAAGAATGAAGGTTTACTTAGAGTTCCAAACCAGAATGGCCTGATCCCAGTTGTTGTAGCTTCTCTTTATGGTCATAAAGACATGGTTCGTTATCTTTACAGTGTTAGTCCGAAAGAAGAGCTCAGTCCAGCTACAAACAATAAGAATGGGATTATGCTTCTCACAACATGTATCATTGACGAACTCTATG ATATTGCCTTGGATCTGCTTCAACATTACCCACGATTGGCTTTTTATCAAGATAGTGACAAAGACACAGCTCTTGATATGTTGGCTCAAAAACCCTCTGCTTTCCCCAGTGGAACTCAATTTGCTTTGTGGCAAAAATGGATATACAAGT GTATCCGGGTACCTCAGCCACTTGCCTCTAGCAACAACCATGGAGACATTGAAAGGCCAAACATGGGACCAACTGTTCGAAGGAACATTGTTAAACGAG catctGACAAAGTGTTGGTAATGGTTTGGAAGGGCTTGAGATTTTTTG TTCTCTGTTGCCTATGTGAGCAAATATCAACTTTGCATAAATCAGAATTCAAAGAAATTGGTGTGTACAGAGCTGTATTCAGTGCTGTTAAGCATGGAATTGTTGAGTTCATCATTGAAATGATTAGACATTATCCTGACATCATATGGTCCGAGGATGAACTTAACCGGGGCATATTCTTATACGCAACCCTACAACGCCAAGAAAAGATATTCAGCCTAATATACAAATTGGGAGCAAAGAAGAACTCTATGGCAACTTCTTGGGACAAGtatcaaaacaacattttaCATCAAGCTGCATTCCTAGCACCTTCCTCTCAGCTTGATCGTGTTTCAGGTGCACCATTACAAATGCAAAGAGAGCTACAATGGTACAAG GAGGTGCAGAGCATTGTCCAACCAAAGTACAGAGAGATGTTAAATTCGTCCCATAAAACAGCTCAAACTTTATTCACTGAACAGCACAAGAAATTACTAGAAGAAGGGGAGAAATGGATGAAGGCCACGGCTGAATCTTGCACAGTTGTGGCTGCTCTTATTGCTACCATAATGTTTTCAGCTATCTTTACTGTTCCAGGTGGATATGACCAGTATTCAGGCATTCCTATATACTTGAATCGGAATTCTTTCATGGTTTTCATAGTGTCCGACGCAATGTCATTGTTCGCgtcttcatcatcattattgatGTTCTTCGGAATCCTGACATCGCGGTATAGAGAAGAAGATTTCCTCAAGTCCTTGCCTACAAAGTTGATAGTAGGCCTTTCGTGTCTTTTCTTCTCGATAGCAACCATGATGATAACCTTTGGCGTTACACTTGTTATGATGCTTCGTGATCGTTTTCACTGGGTTTCCTTTCCGATTATTTTGCTGGCTAGTCTTCCTGTCACGCTTTTTGCTCTGCTACAATTCCCTCTCCTTGTTGAGATCTTCTTTTCCACATATGGACCTGGAATTTTCGACAAGCCGAAGAAGTGGTGGTTGTTTTGA